The Luteimonas sp. YGD11-2 genome has a window encoding:
- the grpE gene encoding nucleotide exchange factor GrpE, translated as MQPQDDASASPQALLEEQVQLLQAELEQLRAQSLIERADLENQRKRMAREVEAARRFANERLLGDLLPVFDSLDAGLAAAGADSSPLREGLELTLRQLLKVAGDNGLQVVAPAGQPFDPERHQAISQTDAGEVPPGHVAQVFQKGYVLNERLLRPALVVVARD; from the coding sequence ATGCAGCCGCAGGACGACGCGTCGGCATCGCCGCAGGCCCTGCTCGAAGAACAGGTGCAGCTGCTGCAGGCCGAACTCGAGCAGCTGCGTGCGCAGTCCCTGATCGAGCGCGCGGACCTCGAGAACCAGCGCAAGCGCATGGCGCGCGAGGTCGAAGCGGCCCGCCGCTTCGCCAACGAACGCCTGCTGGGCGATCTGCTGCCGGTGTTCGACAGCCTGGATGCAGGCCTGGCCGCGGCCGGCGCCGACAGCAGCCCGCTGCGCGAGGGCCTGGAACTGACGCTGCGCCAGCTGCTCAAGGTGGCCGGCGACAACGGCCTGCAGGTCGTTGCGCCAGCGGGGCAGCCGTTCGACCCGGAACGCCACCAGGCGATCAGCCAGACCGACGCCGGCGAAGTGCCTCCGGGCCACGTCGCCCAGGTGTTCCAGAAGGGCTACGTGCTCAACGAGCGCCTGCTGCGCCCCGCGCTCGTCGTGGTGGCCAGGGACTGA
- a CDS encoding Fur family transcriptional regulator, with translation MESFDLRKAGLKVTHPRMRILQLLEQKTPHQHMTAEGIYRQLLDQGDEIGLATVYRVLTQFEAAGLVIKHNFEGGHALYELDRGDHHYHMVDMSSGLITEFESPEIVALLNRIADEHGYVLDEHSLVLYVRKKRL, from the coding sequence ATGGAATCCTTCGACCTTCGCAAGGCCGGTCTAAAGGTCACGCATCCCCGAATGCGGATCCTGCAGCTGCTGGAGCAGAAGACGCCGCACCAGCACATGACCGCGGAAGGCATCTACCGCCAGTTGCTCGACCAGGGCGACGAGATCGGCCTGGCCACGGTGTACCGCGTGCTGACCCAGTTCGAGGCCGCGGGGCTGGTGATCAAGCACAACTTCGAGGGCGGCCATGCGCTCTACGAACTCGACCGTGGCGACCACCACTACCACATGGTCGACATGAGCAGCGGGCTGATCACCGAATTCGAGAGCCCGGAAATCGTCGCCCTGCTCAACCGCATCGCCGACGAGCACGGCTATGTGCTCGACGAGCATTCGCTGGTGCTGTACGTGCGCAAGAAGCGCCTCTAG
- the recN gene encoding DNA repair protein RecN, which produces MLTHLAIRNFAVATASELEFGAGLTVISGETGAGKSLLVDALGFLSGLRADSGMVRHGADRAELTASFDLADAAGARAWLIAEEFDDGDACQLRRTLRADGGSRAWINGRPATLGQLAALAGHLVEIHGQHEHQALLSRGAQLALLDAYGRHAGALQAVAEAARTWSALLDERDRLAGLGDPGERRDWLAHQLAELEREPLDAASLAELDAAHRRQANAAGLIAACETVLAGLGEDDAVTGRVQRLRGELARLHRDEPRLAEVDAMLEAATIQLDEAQLLLQRVRDDLDIDPERYAELERGLARIHDLARKHRVAPDALEALRDRIATELEELADAGIRLQRLDGEIDAASAAWTAAAADLTRARASAAARLSADTTTLIDELGMGGGRFEIALEPQPGGRPDPLGAERVEFLVAANAGQPPRPLRKVASGGELSRISLAIEVAALGLDAVPTMVFDEVDSGIGGAVAAIVGRKLRALGASRQVLCVTHLPQVAAQGHAHYRVSKRTRGEETESEVNRLDERQRQEELARMLGGVEVSREAMAAARRLLADVA; this is translated from the coding sequence ATGCTGACCCACCTCGCCATCCGCAATTTCGCCGTCGCCACCGCCAGCGAGCTGGAGTTCGGTGCCGGCCTCACCGTGATCTCCGGCGAAACCGGCGCCGGCAAGTCCCTGCTCGTCGATGCGCTCGGGTTCCTGTCCGGGTTGCGCGCCGACAGCGGCATGGTGCGACATGGCGCCGACCGCGCCGAACTCACCGCCAGCTTCGACCTCGCCGATGCGGCCGGCGCGCGCGCCTGGCTGATCGCCGAGGAATTCGACGATGGCGATGCCTGCCAGCTGCGGCGCACGCTGCGCGCCGATGGCGGTTCGCGGGCATGGATCAACGGCCGCCCGGCCACGCTCGGGCAGCTGGCCGCGCTGGCGGGTCACCTCGTCGAGATCCATGGCCAGCACGAGCACCAGGCGCTGTTGTCACGTGGCGCGCAGCTCGCCCTGCTCGATGCCTATGGCCGCCATGCCGGCGCACTGCAGGCGGTGGCCGAGGCCGCGCGCACCTGGTCGGCACTGCTCGACGAGCGCGACCGCCTTGCGGGCCTGGGCGACCCCGGCGAGCGGCGTGACTGGCTGGCCCACCAGCTCGCGGAACTCGAACGCGAACCGCTGGATGCCGCCTCCCTCGCCGAACTCGATGCCGCACACCGCCGCCAGGCCAATGCCGCCGGCCTGATCGCCGCCTGCGAAACGGTGCTGGCGGGGCTTGGCGAGGACGACGCCGTGACCGGACGCGTGCAGCGGCTGCGCGGCGAGCTCGCACGCCTGCATCGCGACGAGCCACGCCTGGCCGAGGTGGACGCGATGCTCGAGGCGGCAACGATCCAGCTCGACGAGGCGCAGCTGCTGCTGCAGCGGGTGCGCGACGATCTCGACATCGACCCGGAGCGCTACGCCGAGCTCGAGCGCGGCCTCGCCCGCATCCACGACCTCGCCCGCAAGCACAGGGTGGCCCCGGATGCCCTCGAAGCCCTGCGCGATCGCATCGCCACCGAACTGGAGGAACTGGCCGACGCCGGCATCCGCCTGCAGCGGCTGGATGGCGAGATCGATGCCGCCAGCGCCGCGTGGACGGCGGCGGCCGCCGACCTGACCCGCGCCCGCGCGTCGGCGGCGGCACGGCTCTCTGCCGACACCACCACGCTGATCGATGAGCTCGGCATGGGCGGCGGCCGCTTCGAGATCGCACTGGAGCCGCAGCCGGGCGGCCGCCCCGACCCGCTGGGCGCCGAGCGCGTGGAATTCCTGGTCGCGGCCAATGCCGGCCAGCCGCCGCGGCCGCTGCGCAAGGTGGCTTCCGGCGGCGAGCTGTCGCGGATTTCGCTGGCGATCGAGGTCGCCGCGCTGGGCCTGGACGCGGTGCCGACGATGGTCTTCGACGAAGTCGACTCCGGCATCGGCGGCGCGGTGGCGGCGATCGTCGGCCGCAAGCTGCGCGCGCTGGGCGCATCGCGCCAGGTGCTGTGCGTGACCCATCTGCCGCAGGTGGCGGCGCAGGGCCATGCGCACTACCGGGTGAGCAAGCGCACCCGCGGCGAAGAGACCGAGAGCGAGGTCAACCGCCTCGACGAGCGCCAGCGGCAGGAGGAACTGGCGCGGATGCTGGGCGGCGTCGAGGTCAGCCGCGAAGCAATGGCGGCGGCGCGGCGCCTGCTGGCGGACGTGGCCTGA
- the smpB gene encoding SsrA-binding protein SmpB: MGKQADKDKTIGAIIALNKRARHEYHLEQRVEAGIALQGWELKAIRAGRANITEAYAIVRNGEIFLFGAQITPLISASTHVVADSRRTRKLLMHRREIDTFIGKVERDGYTIVPTSLYWKRNKVKVELALAKGKQKHDKRDTERERDWNREKQRVLRRHNKDA; the protein is encoded by the coding sequence ATGGGCAAGCAGGCGGACAAGGATAAGACAATCGGTGCGATCATCGCGTTGAACAAGCGCGCGCGCCACGAATACCACCTCGAACAGCGCGTCGAGGCGGGCATCGCATTGCAGGGCTGGGAACTGAAGGCCATCCGCGCCGGCCGTGCCAACATCACCGAGGCGTACGCGATCGTCCGCAATGGCGAGATCTTCCTGTTCGGCGCGCAGATCACTCCGCTGATCTCGGCGTCCACCCACGTGGTCGCCGATTCGCGCCGTACCCGCAAGCTGCTGATGCACCGGCGCGAGATCGACACGTTCATCGGCAAGGTCGAGCGCGACGGCTACACCATCGTGCCGACCTCGCTGTACTGGAAGCGCAACAAGGTGAAGGTCGAACTCGCGCTGGCCAAGGGCAAGCAGAAGCACGACAAGCGCGATACCGAGCGCGAACGCGACTGGAACCGCGAGAAGCAGCGCGTGCTGCGCCGGCACAACAAGGACGCCTGA
- a CDS encoding SRPBCC family protein translates to MPKIQRSALVEHSVTRMFELVRDVDAYPRRFAWCERAEVMESTADRQLARLDLGFGALRTWFTTENTLDAPHRIDMQLRDGPFRRLDGRWDFHAIDEAASRVTLTLDFEPRTRLLLPAMTIGFQGLADRMVDDFVRVADREA, encoded by the coding sequence ATGCCCAAGATCCAACGCAGTGCCCTGGTGGAGCATTCCGTCACGCGGATGTTCGAGCTGGTCCGTGACGTCGACGCCTATCCCCGCCGCTTCGCGTGGTGCGAACGCGCCGAGGTGATGGAATCCACCGCTGACCGCCAGCTTGCCCGGCTCGACCTCGGCTTCGGCGCGCTGCGCACCTGGTTCACCACCGAAAACACACTGGACGCCCCGCATCGCATCGACATGCAGCTGCGCGACGGGCCGTTCCGCCGGCTCGATGGGCGCTGGGACTTCCATGCGATCGACGAAGCCGCCAGTCGGGTCACGCTGACGCTCGATTTCGAGCCGCGCACCCGCCTGCTGTTGCCGGCGATGACGATCGGATTCCAGGGCCTCGCCGACCGCATGGTCGACGATTTCGTGCGCGTCGCCGACCGCGAAGCATGA
- a CDS encoding RnfH family protein, with amino-acid sequence MSAGTIRVSVVLAWPRHFEAVELQLLAGARVADAIAASGLPLDGIDGQAVFGERAEPDAPLADGDRIELLRPLVADPKDARRRRAGERAQKK; translated from the coding sequence ATGAGCGCAGGCACCATCCGGGTCTCGGTGGTGCTGGCCTGGCCGCGCCACTTCGAGGCGGTGGAACTGCAGCTGCTGGCAGGCGCGCGGGTGGCCGATGCCATTGCCGCCAGCGGGTTGCCGCTCGATGGCATCGATGGCCAGGCGGTCTTCGGCGAACGGGCCGAGCCCGACGCCCCGCTTGCGGACGGCGACCGCATCGAACTGCTGCGGCCACTCGTGGCCGATCCCAAGGACGCGCGCCGGCGGCGCGCAGGCGAACGCGCACAAAAGAAATGA
- the hrcA gene encoding heat-inducible transcriptional repressor HrcA has protein sequence MSRKHTPPSELDARSRHLLRTLIARHIENGEPVGSQTLARHAGLDVSPATIRNILSDLEDSGLLTAPHTSAGRVPTAQGYRVFVDSLLQLRPLPEHEVTHLREQLPAGGGTQSLLGSASELVSAMTRFMGVVSVPRREQFAFRYIDFVAVDSQRVMAILVFADNEVQNRLIQVRRPYEASELEQVANYLNVNFAGRAVADIRATLLREMQLTRSQMESLMARTVELAEQALAPEEGDDMLMAGQARLIGVQDLSDLDRLRELFDTFSRKREILQLLERTVRAPGVRVFIGEETGLAPLEGVSLVTAPYAADGRVLGVLGVIGPTRMAYDRIVPVVQATAEALGAALERGGRSP, from the coding sequence ATGAGCCGCAAGCACACGCCCCCGTCCGAACTCGATGCCCGTTCACGGCATCTGCTGCGCACATTGATCGCCCGCCATATCGAGAACGGCGAGCCGGTCGGGTCGCAGACGCTGGCCCGCCACGCCGGGCTGGACGTGAGCCCGGCGACGATCCGCAACATCCTCTCCGACCTCGAGGACAGCGGCCTGCTGACCGCGCCGCATACCTCCGCCGGGCGCGTGCCCACCGCGCAGGGCTACCGGGTGTTCGTCGATTCACTGCTGCAGCTGCGGCCGCTGCCCGAGCACGAGGTCACCCACCTGCGCGAACAGCTGCCCGCCGGCGGTGGCACCCAGTCGCTGCTGGGCAGCGCGTCGGAGCTGGTGTCGGCGATGACCCGCTTCATGGGCGTGGTCAGCGTGCCGCGGCGCGAGCAGTTCGCCTTCCGCTACATCGACTTCGTTGCCGTCGACAGCCAGCGGGTGATGGCAATCCTGGTGTTCGCGGACAACGAGGTGCAGAACCGCCTGATCCAGGTGCGCCGGCCCTACGAGGCGTCGGAACTGGAGCAGGTGGCCAACTACCTCAACGTCAACTTCGCCGGTCGCGCGGTGGCCGACATCCGCGCCACGCTGCTGCGCGAGATGCAGCTCACGCGCAGCCAGATGGAGAGCCTGATGGCGCGCACCGTCGAGCTTGCCGAGCAGGCCCTCGCCCCGGAGGAGGGCGACGACATGCTGATGGCCGGGCAGGCCCGGTTGATCGGGGTGCAGGACCTCTCGGATCTCGACCGCCTCCGCGAGCTGTTCGATACCTTTTCGCGCAAGCGCGAGATCCTGCAGTTGCTCGAGCGCACCGTGCGCGCGCCCGGGGTGCGGGTATTCATCGGCGAGGAAACCGGGCTGGCCCCTCTGGAAGGGGTATCGCTGGTGACCGCGCCGTACGCGGCCGACGGGCGCGTGCTCGGGGTGCTGGGGGTGATCGGGCCGACGCGGATGGCCTACGACCGCATCGTGCCGGTGGTGCAGGCCACCGCGGAAGCACTGGGTGCGGCGCTGGAGCGCGGTGGCAGGTCGCCGTAG
- the dapB gene encoding 4-hydroxy-tetrahydrodipicolinate reductase, protein MMSKPLRLLIHGANGRMGQALLRLAAGRDDLQVVGAVSRRVEQRVQDGVPRFASRELAGVPAFDVAVDFSLPEGFDGVLAHCVSRGAAFVSGTTGVTDAQLAALDRAAERIPVLWAANFSLGVTVLNLLVERAARDLADWDCDILELHHIHKRDAPSGTALALGAAAEQGGATPRYASVRAGDIVGEHTVQFAGIGERIELVHRATSRDVFAQGALTAASRMARRAPGRYGMRDLLAAG, encoded by the coding sequence ATGATGTCGAAGCCTCTCCGACTGCTGATCCATGGCGCCAACGGTCGCATGGGGCAGGCGCTGCTGCGCCTTGCTGCCGGACGCGACGACCTGCAGGTCGTCGGCGCGGTGTCGCGACGGGTGGAGCAGCGCGTGCAGGATGGCGTGCCACGATTCGCGTCGCGCGAGCTTGCCGGCGTGCCGGCCTTCGACGTGGCAGTCGATTTCAGCCTGCCTGAAGGCTTCGACGGCGTGCTGGCGCACTGCGTGTCGCGCGGCGCGGCGTTCGTATCGGGGACCACCGGCGTGACCGACGCCCAGCTTGCCGCGCTCGACCGCGCGGCGGAGCGGATCCCTGTGTTGTGGGCGGCGAACTTCAGCCTGGGCGTGACGGTGCTCAACCTGCTGGTCGAGCGCGCCGCCCGCGACCTCGCCGACTGGGACTGCGACATCCTCGAACTCCACCACATCCACAAGCGCGATGCGCCGTCGGGCACCGCGCTGGCACTGGGTGCGGCGGCGGAGCAGGGCGGGGCGACGCCGCGCTATGCGAGCGTGCGCGCCGGCGACATCGTCGGCGAACACACCGTGCAGTTCGCCGGCATCGGTGAGCGCATCGAGCTGGTGCACCGTGCCACCAGCCGCGACGTGTTCGCGCAGGGGGCGCTGACGGCCGCGTCGCGGATGGCCAGGCGTGCGCCCGGACGCTACGGCATGCGCGATCTGCTGGCCGCGGGCTGA
- the dnaK gene encoding molecular chaperone DnaK, producing the protein MAKIIGIDLGTTNSCVAIMDGGKAKVIENSEGDRTTPSIVAYTKDGEVLVGASAKRQAVTNPHNTFFAVKRLIGRKFTDAEVQKDIGLVPYKIVQHDNGDAWVATNDGNKLSAQEISARILEKMKKTAEDYLGEKVTEAVITVPAYFNDSQRQATKDAGRIAGLDVKRIINEPTAAALAYGLDKAGGDRKIAVYDLGGGTFDVSIIEIAEVDGEKQFEVLATNGDTFLGGEDFDKRVIDYLVEEFQKDQGIDLRKDPLALQRLKDAAERAKIELSSAQQTEVNLPYVTADASGPKHLNIKLTRAKLEALVEDLIRKSIEPCRTALNDAGLRASDVNEVILVGGQTRMPKVQQAVAEFFGKEPRKDVNPDEAVALGAAIQGGVLAGDVKDVLLLDVTPLSLGIETLGGVFTKIIEKNTTIPTKASQTFSTAEDNQSAVTVHVLQGEREQARYNKSLAKFDLTGIDPAPRGMPQVEVSFDIDANGIVHVTAKDKKTGKEQKVEIKAGSGLSDDEIQRMVADAEAHREDDKKFQELVGARNQADALVHGTRSAIKDNGDKVPGDVIGRVEAAIAEVETAMKGDDKAQIEAKTKALEETAQALFAAVAAAQQGGDAGPQAGGGAPSNDDVVDAEFTEVKDDERK; encoded by the coding sequence ATGGCAAAGATCATCGGCATCGACCTCGGCACGACCAATTCGTGCGTGGCGATCATGGACGGCGGCAAGGCCAAGGTCATCGAGAACAGCGAGGGCGATCGCACCACGCCTTCGATCGTCGCCTACACAAAGGATGGCGAGGTACTGGTCGGCGCATCCGCCAAGCGCCAGGCCGTCACCAATCCGCACAACACCTTCTTCGCGGTCAAGCGCCTGATCGGGCGCAAGTTCACCGATGCCGAAGTGCAGAAGGACATCGGCCTGGTGCCGTACAAGATCGTCCAGCACGACAACGGCGACGCCTGGGTGGCCACCAACGACGGCAACAAGCTGTCGGCGCAGGAGATCTCCGCGCGCATCCTGGAGAAGATGAAGAAGACCGCCGAGGACTACCTGGGCGAGAAGGTCACCGAGGCCGTGATCACGGTGCCGGCGTACTTCAACGACTCGCAGCGCCAGGCCACCAAGGACGCCGGCCGCATCGCCGGTCTGGACGTCAAGCGCATCATCAACGAGCCGACCGCGGCCGCGCTGGCCTATGGCCTCGACAAGGCCGGCGGCGACCGCAAGATCGCCGTGTACGACCTCGGCGGCGGCACCTTCGACGTGTCGATCATCGAGATCGCCGAGGTCGACGGCGAGAAGCAGTTCGAGGTGCTGGCCACCAACGGCGACACCTTCCTGGGCGGCGAGGACTTCGACAAGCGCGTCATCGACTACCTCGTCGAGGAGTTCCAGAAGGACCAGGGGATCGACCTGCGCAAGGATCCGCTGGCCCTGCAGCGCCTGAAGGATGCGGCCGAGCGCGCCAAGATCGAGCTGTCCTCCGCGCAGCAGACCGAGGTCAATCTGCCGTACGTCACCGCCGATGCGTCGGGTCCCAAGCACCTCAACATCAAGCTGACCCGGGCCAAGCTCGAGGCGCTGGTCGAGGACCTGATCCGCAAGTCGATCGAGCCCTGCCGCACCGCGCTCAACGATGCCGGTCTGCGTGCGTCCGACGTCAACGAGGTGATCCTCGTCGGCGGCCAGACCCGCATGCCGAAGGTGCAGCAGGCGGTGGCCGAGTTCTTCGGCAAGGAGCCGCGCAAGGACGTCAACCCCGACGAGGCCGTGGCACTGGGCGCGGCGATCCAGGGCGGCGTGCTGGCCGGCGACGTCAAGGACGTGCTGCTGCTCGACGTGACCCCGCTGAGCCTGGGCATCGAGACCCTGGGCGGCGTGTTCACCAAGATCATCGAGAAGAACACCACGATCCCGACCAAGGCATCGCAGACGTTCTCGACCGCCGAGGACAACCAGTCCGCGGTGACCGTGCACGTGCTGCAGGGCGAGCGCGAGCAGGCCCGCTACAACAAGTCGCTGGCCAAGTTCGACCTCACCGGCATCGACCCGGCGCCGCGTGGCATGCCGCAGGTCGAGGTGTCGTTCGACATCGACGCCAACGGCATCGTGCACGTCACCGCGAAGGACAAGAAGACCGGCAAGGAGCAGAAGGTCGAGATCAAGGCCGGCTCGGGGCTGTCGGACGACGAGATCCAGCGGATGGTCGCCGACGCCGAGGCGCACCGCGAGGACGACAAGAAGTTCCAGGAACTGGTCGGCGCCCGCAACCAGGCCGATGCGCTGGTGCACGGCACCCGCAGCGCGATCAAGGACAACGGCGACAAGGTGCCGGGTGACGTGATCGGCCGCGTCGAGGCCGCGATCGCCGAGGTCGAGACCGCGATGAAGGGCGACGACAAGGCCCAGATCGAGGCCAAGACCAAGGCGCTCGAAGAGACCGCACAGGCACTGTTCGCCGCGGTTGCGGCGGCCCAGCAGGGCGGCGATGCCGGCCCGCAGGCCGGTGGCGGCGCGCCGTCGAACGACGACGTGGTGGACGCGGAGTTCACCGAGGTCAAGGACGACGAGCGCAAGTGA
- the dnaJ gene encoding molecular chaperone DnaJ, with amino-acid sequence MKRDYYEVLGVARTASEEELKKAYRRSAMKHHPDRNPGDAAAEAAFKECKEAYEVLSDGGKRRLYDQYGHSAFEHGMGGGNAGPGGFGGPDMGDIFGDIFGNIFGGGAGGRGGPRRGADIGYVLELDLREAVNGVEKRIEVPTLAGCDSCDGSGSEDGRIDTCSTCHGRGQVRMQRGIFTMQQACPHCGGRGQSIVNPCRTCHGAGRVEEEKVLSVKIPAGVDTGDRIRLSGEGEAGPAGSPPGDLYVEVRVRPHEIFQRDGDDLHCEVPIRISQAALGDVVRVPTLDGEAEIRIPAETQTGKVFRLRDQGVKSVRSRHPGDLYCKVVIETPVNLTAEQRTLLEQFEATFSGDGARRHSPKSSTFVDGVRSFWDRMTSP; translated from the coding sequence ATGAAACGCGATTACTACGAAGTCCTGGGCGTGGCCCGCACCGCAAGCGAAGAGGAACTCAAGAAGGCCTACCGCCGCAGCGCCATGAAGCACCACCCGGACCGCAATCCGGGCGATGCCGCCGCCGAGGCGGCCTTCAAGGAGTGCAAGGAGGCCTACGAGGTCCTGTCCGACGGCGGCAAGCGCCGCCTGTACGACCAGTACGGCCATTCCGCGTTCGAGCACGGCATGGGCGGCGGCAACGCCGGGCCGGGCGGCTTCGGCGGCCCCGACATGGGCGACATCTTCGGCGACATCTTCGGCAATATCTTCGGTGGGGGTGCCGGTGGGCGCGGTGGCCCGCGCCGGGGCGCCGACATCGGCTACGTGCTCGAACTCGACCTGCGCGAAGCGGTCAACGGCGTCGAGAAGCGCATCGAGGTGCCCACCCTGGCCGGCTGCGACAGCTGCGACGGCAGCGGGTCGGAAGACGGCAGGATCGACACCTGCTCGACCTGCCACGGCCGCGGCCAGGTGCGCATGCAGCGCGGCATCTTCACCATGCAGCAGGCCTGCCCGCACTGCGGCGGCCGCGGACAGAGCATCGTCAACCCGTGCCGGACCTGCCATGGCGCAGGGCGGGTGGAGGAGGAAAAGGTCCTGTCGGTGAAGATCCCGGCAGGCGTGGACACCGGCGATCGCATCCGCCTGTCGGGCGAGGGCGAGGCCGGGCCCGCGGGTTCACCGCCGGGCGATCTCTATGTCGAGGTGCGGGTACGTCCGCACGAGATCTTCCAGCGCGATGGCGACGACCTGCACTGCGAGGTACCGATCCGTATCTCGCAGGCGGCACTCGGCGACGTGGTGCGCGTGCCGACGCTCGATGGTGAAGCCGAGATCCGCATCCCGGCCGAAACCCAGACCGGCAAGGTGTTCCGCCTGCGCGACCAGGGCGTCAAGTCGGTGCGCAGCCGCCATCCCGGCGATCTCTACTGCAAGGTCGTCATCGAAACCCCGGTCAACCTCACCGCCGAGCAGCGCACGCTGCTCGAGCAGTTCGAGGCCACCTTCAGCGGCGACGGCGCACGCCGCCACTCGCCCAAGTCGAGCACCTTCGTCGACGGTGTACGCAGCTTCTGGGACCGGATGACGTCGCCCTGA
- the bamE gene encoding outer membrane protein assembly factor BamE, producing MRRLLVPLLVAGILSGCGIVYKQPIYQGSLVEPEAVEQLQAGMSKQQVVGLLGTPSIADPFHHQRWDYTATQRNNRLGRTDIKNLTLWFESDRLTRWEGEYFPEQNEELAAEMRKFGNLPRERGRR from the coding sequence ATGCGCAGACTCCTCGTTCCCCTCCTCGTCGCCGGCATCCTGTCGGGCTGCGGCATCGTCTACAAGCAGCCGATCTACCAGGGCAGCCTCGTGGAACCCGAAGCGGTCGAGCAGCTGCAGGCCGGCATGAGCAAGCAGCAGGTCGTCGGCCTGCTGGGCACCCCGTCCATCGCAGACCCGTTCCACCACCAGCGCTGGGACTACACCGCCACCCAGCGCAACAACCGCCTGGGCCGCACCGACATCAAGAACCTCACGCTGTGGTTCGAAAGCGACCGGCTGACGCGCTGGGAAGGCGAATACTTCCCGGAGCAGAACGAGGAACTCGCCGCGGAAATGCGCAAGTTCGGCAACCTGCCCCGCGAGCGCGGCCGCCGCTGA